The Bartonella krasnovii sequence CTTACATTTCACAAGTAACAGTACGTCAAGATCCTGTTAATCAATTGGCAATTGAAATGCGTGCAAAGCGCTTCTGCTTGACCATAGAAGAGGCTAAAAATCCGCTTTCTGGTACTTATGTTGGGCGGCTGTGTTTAAAAGGTGTGCTTACCCAAGAACAGTATGATGCTGCGCAAAAATATCTTGAAGTAAAAAATGACTATTCGTGTGCAAAAGGTTTGCCAAGCGCTGTGTATGATGAAATACCATCATCTTCTGATGAGACAGCAAGAGAAAAATGGGTTGAATTTGCAACAGAACAGTTTTCTAATATGCAAGAGGCGATAAAAGAAACACAACATCTCTATAGACAGTATAATCTTTATACGTCTTTACAATATCTTGTTGTAGAAGATCAAACATTGCCACATCTTGTGAATTCTTTGCGAATTGCTCTGAATGTTCTCCAGAAATATTTTGATCAAAAAAATAAATGGTAAATGTTTTACGAGTATTTTTATAAAAGCATCAAAAGCTCTTGAAATAGTTTTTAAGGTGTTATATTTTTATATAATATTTCAGAGAGGGTGTTTTATGTATACAACAAAATTACGTAAAGTTGGAGGGTCAGTGATGCTTTCTATACCACCTGTCTTGCTTGATGTTCTCCATCTTACTGAAAACACACAAGTGGGCTTGGCTGTTGATAATGGACAATTGATTGTGAAGCCACAAACATTTCCAAGTTACACTCTTGATGAATTATTAGCCCAATGTAATCCTTCAGTTGATTTTGCGGATGAGGATATAGAGTGGTTTGATGCTCAACCTGTTGGTAGCGAGCTTTTGTAATGAAGCGGGGAGAGATTTGGCTTGTATCTCTTGACCCATCTTCGGGTTATGAACAAAAAGGAACGCGTCCTGTACTGATT is a genomic window containing:
- a CDS encoding AbrB/MazE/SpoVT family DNA-binding domain-containing protein; this encodes MYTTKLRKVGGSVMLSIPPVLLDVLHLTENTQVGLAVDNGQLIVKPQTFPSYTLDELLAQCNPSVDFADEDIEWFDAQPVGSELL